From Xiphophorus hellerii strain 12219 chromosome 9, Xiphophorus_hellerii-4.1, whole genome shotgun sequence, a single genomic window includes:
- the dcun1d4 gene encoding DCN1-like protein 4 isoform X1 yields MQASAFRSSLRVGYFIQSLASRNFQLNSHLTTLANIHKIHHTLHRLNLTEDVGPDSHPSACCSRAMPPRKKRRPSAGEDLSAKKSRQDSIFRKHETSQIREEETFSSKRCLEWFYEYAGCDDVVGPEGIEKFCEDIGVEPENVVMLVLAWKLDAQSMGYFTLQEWLRGMGSLQCDSTERLRNSLDYLRSVLNDSTSFKLIYRYAFDFAREKDQRSLDLNTAKCMLGLLLGKTWPLFPVFNQFLEQSKYKVVNKDQWCNVLEFSRTINLDLSNYDEDGAWPVLLDEFVEWYKERQMS; encoded by the exons ATGCAAGCTAGTGCTTTCCGTTCGTCTCTACGCGTTGGCTATTTTATCCAAAGTTTGGCCTCTAGAA attttcagctgaattcccatCTGACTACACTGGCCAATATCCACAAGATCCATCACACCTTACATCGGCTG AATCTGACCGAAGACGTTGGACCGGACAGTCACCCGTCAG CTTGCTGCTCCAGAGCCATGCCGCCGAGAAAAAAGAGGAGACCTTCTGCCGGAGAGGACCTGTCGGCCAAGAAAAGTCGCCAAGACAG CATTTTCAGAAAACACGAGACATCGCAGATCCGGGAGGAGGAGACGTTTTCCAGTAAAAGATGTTTGGAGTGGTTCTATGAGTATGCAG GTTGTGACGACGTCGTGGGTCCAGAGGGCATAGAGAAGTTCTGCGAGGACATTGGAGTAGAGCCAGAGAAT GTGGTGATGCTGGTTCTGGCTTGGAAGCTGGATGCTCAGAGTATGGGGTACTTCACTCTTCAGGAGTGGCTAAGAGGCATGGGCTCACTGCA gtgcgATTCCACTGAGAGACTGAGGAATTCCCTCGACTACCTGAGATCTGTCCTGAACGACAGCACCAGTTTTAAGCTCATCTACAGATACGCCTTTGATTTCGCTCGG GAAAAAGATCAGAGGAGTCTGGACTTGAACACAGCAAAGTGCATGCTGGGGCTTCTCCTGGGGAAAACATGGCCTCTGTTTCCTgtgtttaatcagtttttagAG CAATCCAAGTACAAAGTCGTCAACAAAGACCAGTGGTGCAATGTTTTAGAGTTCAGCAGGACAATCAACCTGGACCTTAGTAACTATGATGAAGACGGTGCCT GGCCTGTTTTGCTGGATGAGTTTGTGGAATGGTACAAGGAAAGACAGATGTCATAG
- the dcun1d4 gene encoding DCN1-like protein 4 isoform X3 — protein sequence MVIDFQLNSHLTTLANIHKIHHTLHRLNLTEDVGPDSHPSACCSRAMPPRKKRRPSAGEDLSAKKSRQDSIFRKHETSQIREEETFSSKRCLEWFYEYAGCDDVVGPEGIEKFCEDIGVEPENVVMLVLAWKLDAQSMGYFTLQEWLRGMGSLQCDSTERLRNSLDYLRSVLNDSTSFKLIYRYAFDFAREKDQRSLDLNTAKCMLGLLLGKTWPLFPVFNQFLEQSKYKVVNKDQWCNVLEFSRTINLDLSNYDEDGAWPVLLDEFVEWYKERQMS from the exons ATGGTTATCG attttcagctgaattcccatCTGACTACACTGGCCAATATCCACAAGATCCATCACACCTTACATCGGCTG AATCTGACCGAAGACGTTGGACCGGACAGTCACCCGTCAG CTTGCTGCTCCAGAGCCATGCCGCCGAGAAAAAAGAGGAGACCTTCTGCCGGAGAGGACCTGTCGGCCAAGAAAAGTCGCCAAGACAG CATTTTCAGAAAACACGAGACATCGCAGATCCGGGAGGAGGAGACGTTTTCCAGTAAAAGATGTTTGGAGTGGTTCTATGAGTATGCAG GTTGTGACGACGTCGTGGGTCCAGAGGGCATAGAGAAGTTCTGCGAGGACATTGGAGTAGAGCCAGAGAAT GTGGTGATGCTGGTTCTGGCTTGGAAGCTGGATGCTCAGAGTATGGGGTACTTCACTCTTCAGGAGTGGCTAAGAGGCATGGGCTCACTGCA gtgcgATTCCACTGAGAGACTGAGGAATTCCCTCGACTACCTGAGATCTGTCCTGAACGACAGCACCAGTTTTAAGCTCATCTACAGATACGCCTTTGATTTCGCTCGG GAAAAAGATCAGAGGAGTCTGGACTTGAACACAGCAAAGTGCATGCTGGGGCTTCTCCTGGGGAAAACATGGCCTCTGTTTCCTgtgtttaatcagtttttagAG CAATCCAAGTACAAAGTCGTCAACAAAGACCAGTGGTGCAATGTTTTAGAGTTCAGCAGGACAATCAACCTGGACCTTAGTAACTATGATGAAGACGGTGCCT GGCCTGTTTTGCTGGATGAGTTTGTGGAATGGTACAAGGAAAGACAGATGTCATAG
- the dcun1d4 gene encoding DCN1-like protein 4 isoform X2, whose amino-acid sequence MHSDAANFQLNSHLTTLANIHKIHHTLHRLNLTEDVGPDSHPSACCSRAMPPRKKRRPSAGEDLSAKKSRQDSIFRKHETSQIREEETFSSKRCLEWFYEYAGCDDVVGPEGIEKFCEDIGVEPENVVMLVLAWKLDAQSMGYFTLQEWLRGMGSLQCDSTERLRNSLDYLRSVLNDSTSFKLIYRYAFDFAREKDQRSLDLNTAKCMLGLLLGKTWPLFPVFNQFLEQSKYKVVNKDQWCNVLEFSRTINLDLSNYDEDGAWPVLLDEFVEWYKERQMS is encoded by the exons ATGCACTCTGATGCGGCAA attttcagctgaattcccatCTGACTACACTGGCCAATATCCACAAGATCCATCACACCTTACATCGGCTG AATCTGACCGAAGACGTTGGACCGGACAGTCACCCGTCAG CTTGCTGCTCCAGAGCCATGCCGCCGAGAAAAAAGAGGAGACCTTCTGCCGGAGAGGACCTGTCGGCCAAGAAAAGTCGCCAAGACAG CATTTTCAGAAAACACGAGACATCGCAGATCCGGGAGGAGGAGACGTTTTCCAGTAAAAGATGTTTGGAGTGGTTCTATGAGTATGCAG GTTGTGACGACGTCGTGGGTCCAGAGGGCATAGAGAAGTTCTGCGAGGACATTGGAGTAGAGCCAGAGAAT GTGGTGATGCTGGTTCTGGCTTGGAAGCTGGATGCTCAGAGTATGGGGTACTTCACTCTTCAGGAGTGGCTAAGAGGCATGGGCTCACTGCA gtgcgATTCCACTGAGAGACTGAGGAATTCCCTCGACTACCTGAGATCTGTCCTGAACGACAGCACCAGTTTTAAGCTCATCTACAGATACGCCTTTGATTTCGCTCGG GAAAAAGATCAGAGGAGTCTGGACTTGAACACAGCAAAGTGCATGCTGGGGCTTCTCCTGGGGAAAACATGGCCTCTGTTTCCTgtgtttaatcagtttttagAG CAATCCAAGTACAAAGTCGTCAACAAAGACCAGTGGTGCAATGTTTTAGAGTTCAGCAGGACAATCAACCTGGACCTTAGTAACTATGATGAAGACGGTGCCT GGCCTGTTTTGCTGGATGAGTTTGTGGAATGGTACAAGGAAAGACAGATGTCATAG
- the ociad2 gene encoding OCIA domain-containing protein 2: MSSASGEPTTVKTGEAPAPDSAPAKQGWKCPLSDAHVHREDVRKVWRECQEESFWYRALPLSVGSMAVTGGLIYNGVWKSSARFGPFPKLAVAGLLGFAVGKASYVGTCRSRFQELGIKDGPGTGPWSRRGPSGPGLRQCQHECDECKKKPQAAPAEQA, encoded by the exons ATGAGTTCTGCAAGTGGAGAACCTACAACAGTGAAGACAGGGGAGGCTCCTGCTCCTGATTCAGCTCCAGCCAAACAGGGCTGGAAG TGTCCCCTGAGCGACGCTCACGTCCACCGGGAAGATGTGAGGAAGGTGTGGAGAGAGTGCCAAGAGGAAAGCTTCTGGTATAGAG CTCTCCCCCTGTCTGTGGGCAGCATGGCTGTCACTGGTGGTCTCATCTACAACG GTGTTTGGAAATCGTCAGCAAGGTTTGGCCCTTTTCCAAAGCTAGCAG TTGCGGGTCTCCTCGGGTTTGCAGTGGGAAAAGCTTCGTATGTTGGAACTTGTCGGAGCAGGTTCCAGGAGCTCGGTATTAAAGACGGCCCGGGAACTGGGCCCTGGTCCAGAAGAGGTCCGTCAGGTCCAGGACTCAG ACAGTGCCAACATGAGTGTGACGAATGCAAGAAAAAACCTCAGGCTGCACCAGCAGAGCAAGCTTAA